From Caldicellulosiruptoraceae bacterium PP1, one genomic window encodes:
- a CDS encoding transposase yields the protein MPNTLIVGIDISSQSNSIFFIDDAGNHLIKKPFSLPNDQEGANELVDKIIDCLNQFNLSSVKVGMESTSHYAWHLHLYLASSSELLPYKPA from the coding sequence TTGCCAAATACTTTAATCGTGGGCATTGATATCAGTAGTCAGTCAAATTCTATCTTCTTTATCGATGATGCTGGTAATCATCTAATTAAAAAACCTTTTTCTTTACCTAATGACCAAGAAGGTGCTAATGAATTAGTTGATAAGATTATTGATTGCCTTAATCAATTTAATCTTTCATCTGTTAAGGTTGGTATGGAATCAACTTCCCATTATGCTTGGCATCTTCATCTTTACCTCGCTTCATCTTCTGAGTTGCTTCCTTACAAACCTGCT